The proteins below come from a single Chitinophaga pinensis DSM 2588 genomic window:
- a CDS encoding DUF427 domain-containing protein, producing MKAIWHNEVIAESDKTVVVENNHYFPPASVKLGLLNPSNTHTNCAWKGEASYYDVNIKGKVNHDAAWFYPAPKQAAENIKGYIAFWKGVEVVE from the coding sequence ATGAAAGCAATCTGGCACAATGAGGTTATTGCGGAAAGCGACAAAACGGTGGTAGTCGAAAACAATCATTACTTTCCTCCGGCATCGGTAAAACTGGGATTGCTGAATCCTTCAAACACACATACAAATTGTGCCTGGAAAGGAGAAGCTTCTTATTACGATGTCAATATCAAAGGTAAAGTCAACCACGATGCAGCCTGGTTCTACCCTGCGCCAAAGCAGGCGGCAGAAAACATCAAAGGCTATATCGCGTTCTGGAAGGGAGTAGAAGTCGTAGAATAA